In a genomic window of Mycolicibacterium neoaurum VKM Ac-1815D:
- a CDS encoding metal ABC transporter substrate-binding protein, producing the protein MVLVGSWVTRCVAAAIVVLVAAGCEVGTDSRSGDRPTVLTTFTVLADIAANVAGEHLTVESITKPGAEIHGYEPTPGDIKKAARADLILDNGLNLEAWFAKFVDGLDVPHVVVSDGVAPVDIADDAYAGMPNPHAWMSPLNVQTYADNMAEAFAALDPAHAEDYRANAAAYRGQLQQVHDELVTELESLPAGERALVTCEGAFSYLARDAGLTEKYIWAVNAEQQATPQQIASAIDFVRTNNVPAVFCESTVSDAAMQRVVEATGTTFGGVLYVDSLSAVDGPVPTYLDLIRHDADTIANALTAKRVS; encoded by the coding sequence ATGGTGCTGGTTGGGTCGTGGGTCACCCGCTGCGTGGCTGCCGCGATCGTGGTGCTCGTGGCGGCGGGCTGCGAGGTCGGCACGGACTCACGGTCAGGGGATCGGCCGACCGTGCTCACCACCTTCACGGTGCTCGCCGATATCGCTGCCAACGTGGCCGGCGAGCACCTCACGGTCGAGTCGATCACCAAACCCGGCGCGGAGATCCACGGCTATGAACCGACGCCCGGTGACATCAAGAAGGCGGCGAGGGCCGATCTGATCCTGGACAACGGCCTGAATCTGGAGGCGTGGTTCGCAAAGTTCGTCGACGGTCTCGACGTCCCGCATGTGGTGGTCAGCGACGGGGTCGCGCCGGTCGACATTGCCGATGATGCATACGCCGGAATGCCGAATCCGCATGCGTGGATGTCGCCGCTGAACGTCCAGACATATGCCGACAACATGGCGGAAGCCTTCGCCGCACTCGATCCCGCGCACGCCGAGGACTACCGGGCCAACGCCGCCGCTTACCGCGGGCAACTCCAGCAGGTGCACGACGAACTGGTCACCGAACTCGAGTCACTTCCTGCCGGGGAGCGCGCGCTGGTGACCTGCGAGGGTGCCTTCTCCTATCTGGCCCGCGATGCCGGCCTGACGGAGAAGTACATCTGGGCCGTCAACGCCGAACAACAGGCCACTCCGCAACAGATCGCCTCGGCCATCGACTTCGTCAGGACCAACAACGTGCCCGCCGTGTTCTGCGAGTCGACGGTGTCCGACGCTGCCATGCAGCGGGTCGTCGAGGCCACCGGTACGACCTTCGGCGGCGTGCTCTACGTCGACTCGCTCTCGGCGGTCGACGGACCGGTCCCCACCTATCTCGATCTGATCCGGCATGACGCCGACACCATCGCGAATGCGCTGACCGCCAAACGGGTCTCGTGA
- a CDS encoding metal ABC transporter ATP-binding protein, whose product MAAALEVDSITVRYGTVLALRDATVTIEPGRVCGLVGMNGSGKSTLFKAIMGLARPDSGAVRIFGRDPARARKTGTVGYMPQSEAIDWAFPLAVHDVVMTGRYGRMGPTRRARAADKRAVEQALERVELGEYRHRQIGQLSGGQRKRAFLARCIAQEAELLLLDEPFAGVDTRSEATISSLLRGLADTGVTIVVSTHDLRALPDLADEAVLLMNTVLLHDRPDVVLQPQNLARAFGLGANDEDER is encoded by the coding sequence ATGGCCGCTGCACTGGAGGTGGATTCGATCACGGTGCGTTATGGCACCGTCCTGGCCCTCAGGGATGCCACGGTGACCATCGAACCGGGGCGCGTGTGCGGCCTGGTCGGGATGAACGGATCGGGTAAGTCCACGCTGTTCAAGGCGATCATGGGCCTGGCGCGTCCGGACAGCGGCGCGGTGCGGATCTTCGGGCGGGATCCGGCGCGAGCCCGTAAGACGGGCACGGTCGGGTACATGCCGCAGAGCGAGGCCATCGACTGGGCCTTCCCACTGGCGGTTCACGATGTCGTCATGACCGGTCGGTACGGGCGGATGGGGCCGACACGGCGAGCGCGCGCCGCGGACAAACGGGCGGTCGAACAGGCATTGGAACGCGTCGAACTCGGCGAGTATCGCCATCGCCAGATCGGTCAGCTGTCCGGCGGCCAACGCAAACGGGCCTTTCTGGCGCGGTGTATCGCGCAGGAGGCCGAATTGCTCTTGCTCGACGAACCTTTCGCGGGCGTGGATACCCGCAGCGAAGCGACCATCAGCTCCCTGCTGCGCGGCCTGGCCGACACCGGTGTGACCATCGTGGTGTCCACACACGATCTGCGGGCACTGCCCGATCTCGCCGACGAGGCCGTACTGCTGATGAATACCGTGCTCCTGCATGATCGTCCCGATGTGGTGCTGCAGCCACAGAATCTGGCGCGCGCCTTCGGGCTCGGCGCGAACGATGAGGATGAGCGATGA
- a CDS encoding metal ABC transporter permease, which produces MSILDFLAEPLQLEFMVRAIATTLIAAVVCATLSCWLVLIGWSLMGDAVSHAVLPGVVLAYIVGAPFALGAIVFGFAAVALIGVVRDTSRTKEDAAIGVVFTTLFALGLVLISITPSQIDLNHIIFGNLLGVSRSDLLQVAVLGAIVLAVLVIKRRDFTLYAFDPSHAHAVGISPRLLSAALLGLLALTSVVALQAVGVVLVVALLITPGATAYLLTDRFGRMLVIAPAVASGSALVGLYASYYLDTASGPMVVLVNGVAFATAYLFGPRHGLLATRLRTAAS; this is translated from the coding sequence ATGAGCATCCTGGACTTTCTCGCCGAGCCGCTGCAGTTGGAATTCATGGTGCGTGCCATCGCGACGACGCTGATCGCCGCGGTCGTCTGCGCCACTCTCTCGTGCTGGCTGGTGTTGATCGGCTGGTCGCTGATGGGTGACGCCGTCTCGCACGCGGTATTGCCCGGGGTGGTACTGGCCTACATCGTCGGAGCCCCATTCGCCCTGGGCGCCATAGTCTTCGGGTTTGCCGCGGTGGCACTCATCGGCGTGGTCCGAGATACCAGCCGCACCAAGGAAGATGCCGCCATCGGGGTGGTGTTCACGACGCTGTTCGCGTTGGGATTGGTCCTCATCTCGATCACCCCGAGCCAGATCGACTTGAACCACATCATCTTCGGCAACCTGCTGGGGGTTTCCCGTTCCGATCTCCTGCAGGTCGCGGTGCTGGGCGCGATCGTGCTCGCAGTGCTGGTCATCAAGCGCCGCGACTTCACGCTCTACGCCTTCGACCCGAGCCACGCCCACGCGGTCGGGATCAGCCCGAGGCTGCTGAGCGCGGCGCTGTTGGGGTTGCTGGCGCTGACGTCGGTCGTCGCATTGCAGGCGGTCGGTGTCGTGTTGGTGGTGGCCCTGCTCATCACTCCTGGTGCGACCGCATACCTGTTGACCGATCGTTTCGGTCGGATGTTGGTGATCGCGCCGGCCGTCGCCTCCGGCAGTGCGCTGGTCGGGCTGTACGCCAGCTATTACCTCGACACTGCCTCCGGGCCCATGGTGGTGCTCGTCAACGGCGTCGCTTTTGCCACGGCCTACCTGTTCGGACCTCGGCACGGTCTGCTGGCGACCCGGTTACGCACCGCCGCAAGCTGA
- a CDS encoding SpoIIE family protein phosphatase — translation MTEPDRADFWDDSPSGHVLLTSEGRIIAANATFAAWLGYPRESLRDRFFAELLTVGGRIHYETHFVPMLRMTGALDGVTVDLRAADDSRLPMFLTANVKPASGANPELWRVTAVDASDRRAYERELLEQRRRAEAERERARSFADTLRRSLRPPLLSPPPGLDAADHFHAAADEDVGGDFYDLFPLSTDTWGFFLGDVSGKGVDAAVITGLTRYVLRSAAVFDADPLHVLQNLNSVLRQRLEVAAHRMCTVVYGNLTRRGSGFDVELASAGHPPPLLLGADGQAYFVDTVGGQAVGLIENPHFLGVRMHLGPGDTLVLYTDGLPDARVGPGPERFDDDGKALLRFAATHTPTRPAEIVDAIRALLAELGSGVDDDVAVLALGVPGPSA, via the coding sequence ATGACCGAGCCGGACCGCGCGGACTTCTGGGACGATTCGCCATCCGGGCATGTGTTGCTGACGTCGGAGGGCCGCATCATCGCGGCCAATGCCACCTTCGCCGCCTGGTTGGGTTATCCGCGGGAATCGCTCCGCGATCGGTTCTTTGCCGAACTGCTCACCGTCGGTGGCCGGATTCACTACGAAACGCACTTCGTTCCGATGCTGCGGATGACGGGAGCCCTGGACGGGGTGACCGTCGATCTGCGCGCAGCCGATGATTCCCGGCTGCCGATGTTCCTGACCGCGAACGTCAAACCCGCCTCCGGTGCAAATCCCGAGCTGTGGCGCGTCACCGCTGTCGACGCCAGCGACCGCCGCGCCTACGAGCGCGAGCTGCTGGAGCAGCGGCGCCGCGCCGAAGCGGAACGTGAACGGGCACGTTCGTTTGCCGACACCCTTCGCCGCTCGTTACGCCCACCGCTGTTGTCGCCACCTCCGGGGCTCGACGCCGCCGACCACTTCCATGCCGCGGCCGACGAAGACGTCGGTGGCGACTTCTACGATCTGTTTCCGCTGTCCACCGACACCTGGGGGTTCTTCCTCGGCGACGTGTCCGGCAAGGGCGTCGACGCCGCCGTCATCACCGGATTGACCCGGTATGTGCTGCGTTCGGCTGCGGTGTTCGACGCGGATCCCCTGCACGTTCTGCAGAACCTCAACAGCGTGCTCCGGCAGCGGCTCGAGGTGGCCGCTCACCGGATGTGCACGGTGGTCTACGGAAACCTGACTCGGCGTGGTTCCGGCTTTGATGTCGAGCTCGCCAGTGCCGGCCACCCGCCGCCGCTGCTACTCGGCGCGGACGGTCAGGCCTACTTCGTCGACACCGTCGGTGGCCAGGCTGTCGGATTGATCGAGAATCCGCATTTTCTCGGTGTGAGAATGCATCTCGGCCCGGGGGACACCCTGGTCCTCTACACCGACGGGCTGCCGGACGCACGCGTCGGCCCCGGGCCCGAACGCTTCGACGACGACGGTAAGGCCCTGCTCCGTTTCGCCGCCACGCACACACCCACCCGTCCCGCCGAGATCGTTGACGCCATCCGCGCGCTGCTGGCCGAACTGGGATCCGGGGTCGATGACGATGTCGCGGTGTTGGCGCTGGGCGTGCCCGGCCCGTCGGCGTGA
- a CDS encoding alpha/beta fold hydrolase: MGARVRNNITEVGCADAPVLLLSHGFGCDQNLWRPVVESLRSRFRIVLFDHVGAGASDPAAWDADRYAQLSGYADDVLDIVEDLDLTGVIFVGHSVAAMIGALAIIDRPDRFAKLVMVTPSPRYIDDGDYRGGFSPDDIDELLESMDANYLGWSHSMAPVIMGNPDRPDLHHQLEAAFCRTDPDRARVFARATFLSDNRSDLAKIPVPTLVIECSQDVIAPREVGEYVHRHVPDSTLVTLDAIGHCPHVSAPEATAAAIADFAIRT; encoded by the coding sequence ATGGGGGCGCGCGTGCGGAACAACATCACCGAGGTCGGCTGTGCCGATGCACCGGTACTGCTGCTCTCGCACGGGTTCGGGTGCGACCAGAACCTGTGGCGACCGGTCGTGGAGAGTTTGCGTTCGCGGTTTCGGATAGTGCTGTTCGATCACGTCGGTGCCGGAGCCTCGGACCCCGCGGCCTGGGATGCAGACCGGTACGCGCAGTTGTCCGGCTACGCCGATGATGTGCTCGACATCGTCGAGGATCTCGACCTGACCGGAGTGATCTTCGTCGGGCATTCGGTGGCCGCCATGATCGGGGCGCTGGCGATCATCGATCGGCCCGATCGGTTCGCCAAGCTCGTCATGGTGACACCGTCTCCGCGCTATATCGACGACGGCGACTATCGGGGCGGCTTCTCCCCCGATGACATCGACGAGCTGCTGGAATCGATGGACGCAAACTACCTGGGCTGGTCCCATTCGATGGCTCCCGTCATCATGGGCAATCCCGACCGCCCGGATCTGCACCACCAACTGGAGGCGGCCTTCTGCCGAACGGACCCGGACCGGGCCCGGGTGTTCGCGCGGGCGACCTTCCTCTCCGACAATCGCTCCGACCTGGCGAAGATCCCGGTGCCGACGCTGGTGATCGAGTGCTCGCAGGATGTCATCGCGCCGCGTGAGGTGGGAGAGTACGTGCACCGGCACGTGCCGGACAGCACGCTGGTCACCCTCGACGCGATCGGTCACTGTCCGCATGTCAGCGCTCCCGAGGCCACGGCGGCCGCCATAGCGGACTTCGCCATCCGGACATGA